The Solanum pennellii chromosome 11, SPENNV200 genome contains a region encoding:
- the LOC107003439 gene encoding uncharacterized protein LOC107003439, with protein MLKRGQTFQKKTSQKPSENTKDQVCHKCGSPDHFIKFCPLWALEQKKANFEKVKDIKNDKYIPTNRRMTNQEADLSTRRAFAAMGDLSEEEFEDGGFENQSLLAIEQSNKYDFLALIAETDSEDDEEDDKQSKVSFHHIKVNIESYSKKELESLLSTLIDAYQSVNSEREQVMENYASLREVNDNLEKHNHFLQNKLKEQIKISELSHKGKNSASELQLALEEKIKLLTIKYQALTERNRLLQENLDHTKLDLERNLRWTRSSEILTQIQEKQTTSRSGIGFKKQNNLVSHTIHMSKSLCTHCGNSGHLKNQCKALFEAFQKNVKFTKKEKTDTAKNLVRNKNAPNKRFSYLPLWARRNLIHPFTHIKGPKLIWVPKTNL; from the coding sequence ATGCTAAAGAGAGGGCAGacctttcaaaagaaaacttctcaAAAACCATCTGAAAACACTAAAGACCAGGTTTGTCATAAATGTGGGAGCCCAGATCACTTCATCAAATTCTGTCCACTTTGGGCTTTAGAGCAGAAAAAGGCAAACTTTGAGAAggtcaaagacatcaagaatgATAAGTACATTCCCACAAACAGAAGAATGACCAATCAAGAAGCGGATCTTTCAACGAGAAGAGCCTTTGCCGCTATGGGGGACTTATCTGAAGAAGAATTTGAGGATGGAGGGTTCGAAAATCAGTCACTACttgcaatagaacaatcaaataaatatgattttcttgcacTCATTGCTGAAACAGATtctgaagatgatgaagaagatgacaaacaaagcaaggtaagttttcatcacatcaaagtaaatattgaatcatattctaAAAAGGAACTAGAGTCTTTATTGAGTACTCTTATAGATGCATATCAGTCtgtcaattctgaaagagaACAAGTGATGGAAAACTATGCATCTTTAAGAGAAGTCAATGACAATCTTGAGAAACACAATcactttcttcaaaataaattaaaagaacagaTTAAAATCTCAGAGTTAAGTCACAAGGGCAAAAACTCTGCTAGTGAACTTCAATTAGctctagaagaaaaaataaaattgttaaccaTAAAATATCAAGCTTTAACAGAAAGGAATAGGTTGTTACAAGAAAATCTTGATCATACCAAACTGGATCTGGAAAGAAATCTTAGATGGACCAGGTCCTCTGAAATTTTAACTCAGATTCAAGAAAAGCAAACCACTAGTCGAAGTGGGATAGGTTTTAAAAAACAGAATAATCTTGTGTCACACACTATTCACATGTCTAAAAGTTTATGCACTCATTGTGGAAACTCAGGTCATTTAAAGAATCAATGTAAAGCTTTATTTGAGgcttttcagaaaaatgttaagttcaccaaaaaggaaaagactGATACGGCTAAGAACCTGGTTCGAAATAAAAATGCTCCAAATAAAAGGTTTTCTTATTTGCCTTTATGGGCTAGAAGAAATCTTATTCATCCTTTTACTCACATAAAGGGGCCCAAGCTAATCTGGGTTCCCAAGACTAATCTTTGA